A window of the Myripristis murdjan chromosome 15, fMyrMur1.1, whole genome shotgun sequence genome harbors these coding sequences:
- the mzt1 gene encoding mitotic-spindle organizing protein 1, with translation MASAANANMNAVRETMDVLLEISRLLNTGLDMESLSICVRLCEQGINPEALSSVIKELRKASDSLKTSENCTN, from the exons ATGGCAAGTGCGGCAAACGCAAACATGAACGCGGTCCGGGAGACGATGGACg TGCTGTTGGAGATCTCCAGACTGTTAAACACTGGCTTGGATATGGAGtctctgtccatctgtgtgCGACTGTGTGAGCAGGGCATCAACCCAGAGGCCCTGTCGTCAGTCATCAAAGAGCTGCGGAAAGCCTCTGACTCACTCAAG ACGTCTGAAAACTGCACTAACTGA
- the bora gene encoding protein aurora borealis, whose protein sequence is MGDRVELQITPETPGRPSIRNPFESPTDYHRLHEPLVPSPSVFKSKPCKATPVKFNWSIDEMASLLPVHIDPEDIQRQSFYLSKTRIDSDIEEKRQNAIEEFFTKGAIVPSPWAAPDIRKASQISKKKSISPLITEEPEKLTVACQTTLSLPVTFDLEKILGEYYCCEEVCEAVQESLSSSSLRRKLFLDGQGSISSGSDNSSPPSPEREPSREQKLSLGRGGKGAVGGGESTEGEVFPSICSSPLSCGITTQTPSTGQFSSSPIQHGRFRDCSLGSITSPLVPDRSSPAGLLSPTLSPIGAQSAHTPQGSAERKQLSFLTPDDVPLDLNVTSCTESPFVEGCSPIRSYSPHHLSCHSEPQHSARPKPRPRVRCWASPPLISPILNPKLQDCQELEDHSPSNSLPSMELDLSPSPAQDIHPINAESHQCLNGLGEGAGLKPLEPVKMEEGTETLMNGRLENIIEDEEEEEPEGLSAQLTSSRMVNVSVADFSQISVSLLAEGSSIRYDSSMQVDSGYNTTSAGAASLIDGFSSDCHSKESFSSNLAEEPFPFTRHTKVKAFYPHH, encoded by the exons ATGGGGGATCGAGTGGAGCTGCAGATCACACCAGAGACTCCAGGCAGGCCCTCCATAAGGAACCCCTTTGAGAGTCCCACTGACTACCACCGTCTCCATGAGCCCCTGGTGCCCAGCCCCTCTGTCTTCAAGTCCAAGCCCTGCAAAGCT ACTCCAGTTAAGTTTAACTGGTCCATTGATGAGATGGCCAGTCTGCTGCCAGTGCACATAGACCCAGAAGACATACAACGACAATCCTTTTACCTCAGCAAGACAAG GATAGATTCTGATATTGAGGAGAAGCGGCAGAATGCTATTGAAGAG TTTTTCACCAAAGGAGCCATAGTCCCCTCTCCCTGGGCGGCCCCAGACATCCGGAAAGCCTCTCAGATTTCTAAGAAAA AGTCAATATCACCATTAATAACTGAGGAGCCAGAAAAACTCACTG TTGCATGTCAGACAACCCTTTCACTACCTGTGACTTTTGATTTGGAGAAAATACTAG GGGAATATTACTGCTGCGAGGAGGTGTGTGAGGCTGTTCAGGAGAGCCttagctcctcctctctcagacGAAAACTCTTCCTCGATGGTCAAGGCAGCATCAGTAGTGGCTCTGACAACTCCAGCCCGCCGAGCCCAGAGAGAGAGCCGTCTAGGGAGCAGAAGCTGTCGCTGGGCCGGGGAGGAAAGGGAGCTGTGGGAGGAGGTGAAAGCACAGAGGGAGAAGTTTTTCCCTCCATCTGCTCCTCCCCTTTGTCATGTGGCATTACAACTCAGACCCCCTCTACG GGTCAGTTCTCTTCGAGTCCCATCCAGCATGGTCGTTTCCGTGACTGCAGCCTGGGCAGCATCACCAGTCCTCTGGTCCCCGACAGGTCGTCTCCTGCTGGCCTCCTGTCCCCTACGCTTTCTCCTATTGGTGCACAATCAGCACACACGCCCCAAGGCTCAG CTGAGAGGAAGCAGCTGAGCTTTTTGACTCCAGACGATGTCCCTCTAGACCTGAATGTCACCTCCTGCACTGAGAGCCCATTTGTCGAGGGCTGCTCTCCAATCCGTAGCTATTCCCCGCACCACCTCAGTTGCCACAGCGAACCCCAGCACAGTGCCAGGCCCAAGCCCAGGCCCAGGGTTCGATGCTGGGCCTCACCTCCCCTCATTTCCCCAATCCTTAACCCTAAGCTCCAGGACTGTCAGGAGCTTGAGGACCATTCCCCCTCAAACTCTCTCCCCTCTATGGAGTTAGACCTGTCTCCCTCCCCAGCGCAGGACATTCACCCCATTAATGCTGAGTCACACCAGTGTCTGAATGGCCTTGGTGAGGGAGCTGGCTTGAAGCCTCTGGAACCTGTAAAAATGGAGGAAGGGACAGAGACTTTGATGAATGGGAGGTTAGAGAACATTAttgaagatgaggaagaggaggagcctGAGGGGCTGTCAGCTCAGTTGACCAGCTCTCGGATGGTGAATGTGTCAGTTGCTGATTTCTCTCAGATATCAGTGTCTCTTCTGGCTGAGGGAAGCAGCATACGCTACGACTCCAGCATGCAG GTGGACAGTGGATACAACACTACCTCAGCGGGCGCTGCCAGTCTTATAGATGGCTTCAGTTCAGACTGTCACAGCAAGGAGTCCTTCAGTTCAAACCTTGCAGAAGAGCCCTTCCCCTTCACTAGGCACACTAAAGTTAAG GCATTTTATCCTCATCACTGA
- the dis3 gene encoding LOW QUALITY PROTEIN: exosome complex exonuclease RRP44 (The sequence of the model RefSeq protein was modified relative to this genomic sequence to represent the inferred CDS: substituted 1 base at 1 genomic stop codon), with protein sequence MLKSKTFVKKTRSGGVMKIVREHYLRDDIWCGSEVCSECKQESTVLQRDACIESNLCPFPHYLVPDTNVVLHQIDVLEDPVIRNVIILQTVMQEVRHRSAPVYKRLKDLIHDKEKHFYTFTNEHHRETFIEREPGESANDRNDRAIRVAAKWYSQHLKTPEAEAEGLRVVLITNDQGNKAKAEESGLLVYRCEEYIKSLIANPELVDRLALSNNEQNEISSSKVLFPEHLPLSRIQAGIKSGTFLQGTFRASRDNYLEATVFVQGEGEDSTEIILQGLQNLNRAVHQDVVAVQLLPRDQWVAPSSVVLQDDGVPKDDETNEEEDGRRKRXVFNIVAAEAARKPTGKVVGIIKRNWRPFCGMLNVSQIKESTRHLFTPADRRIPRIRIETRQASTLAGQRIMVAIDGWPKHSRYPNGHFVRSLGSAGDKETETEVLLLEHDVPHQAFSQAVLSFLPKMPWTITPEDMVKREDLRQLTVCSVDPPGCTDIDDALHCRELDNGNFEVGVHIADVSHFIRPGNALDKEAANRGTTVYLCGRRIDMVPELLSSNLCSLRSNVERMAFSCIWEMNHNAEILKTRFTKSVINSKASLTYAEAQMRIDDTSMNDDITKSLRGLNKLAKILKRRRIENGALTLSSLEVRFHIDSETHDPIDLQTKELMETNSMVEEFMLLANISVAQKIYDEFSECALLRKHPAPPPSNYDILIKAAKSKGLEIHTDSAKALADSLDVAKVDGFSYFNTLLRILATRCMMQAVYFCSGMDSDFHHYGLASSIYTHFTSPIRRYSDIIVHRLLAVAIGADSTYPDLMDKHKQSALCNNLNYRHKMAQYAQRASVAFHTQLFFKNRGILNEEGFILFVRKNAIIVLIPKFGLEGTVFFDGKGKTGVNLRFDEEVPSLTVEQHTFHMFDKVNVTISLDDSNIQHQKIRMALLEPVIPGVSVPAPEVEPQPKKPKLDR encoded by the exons ATGTTGAAGTCTAAAACATTCGTGAAGAAGACCCGCTCGGGCGGTGTGATGAAAATAGTGCGTGAACACTATTTGAGAGATGATATCTGGTGCGGGAGCGAAGTTTGCTCCGAGTGCAAACAGGAGTCCACGGTGCTGCAGAGAGATGCGTGCATTGAGAGCAACCTGTGTCCCTTCCCGCATTACTTGGTCCCTGACACGAATGTGGTCCTGCACCAG ATAGATGTGTTGGAGGACCCTGTGATCCGTAACGTGATCATCCTGCAGACTGTCATGCAGGAGGTCAGGCACCGCAGCGCTCCAGTCTACAAGCGCCTGAAGGACCTCATCCACGACAAAGAGAAACACTTTTACACCTTTACCAACGAGCACCACAG AGAGACATTCATAGAGCGTGAGCCGGGGGAGAGTGCCAACGACCGCAATGATCGCGCCATCCGCGTGGCCGCCAAGTGGTACAGCCAGCACCTGAAGACACccgaggcagaggcagaggggcTGCGGGTGGTTCTCATCACCAACGACCAAGGGAACAAGGCGAAGGCGGAAGAGAGCGGCCTGTTAGTGTACAGAT GTGAGGAGTACATAAAAAGTCTGATAGCCAACCCTGAGCTTGTGGATCGCCTGGCGCTGAGCAACAACGAGCAG AATGAGATCAGCAGCAGCAAGGTGTTGTTCCCAGAGCACTTGCCTCTGTCCAGGATCCAAGCGGGCATCAAGAGTGGCACCTTCCTCCAGGGCACCTTCAGGGCCAGCAGGGACAACTACCTGGAGGCCACGGTCTTTGTccagggagagggggaagacAGCACCgag ATCATCCTGCAGGGCCTTCAGAACCTGAACAGGGCGGTACACCAGGACGTGGTCGCTGTGCAGCTGCTGCCGCGGGATCAGTGGGTGGCGCCCTCCTCGGTGGTGCTACAGGACGATGGTGTGCCAAAGGATGATGAGACAAATGAGGAAGAAGATGGGAGGAGAAAGCGGTGAGTGTTTAAT ATTGTAGCAGCTGAAGCAGCCAGGAAGCCCACAGGCAAAGTGGTGGGAATCATCAAAAGGAACTGGAGGCCATTCTGTGGCATGCTCAATGTCTCCCAGATCAAAGAG TCAACCCGGCACCTATTCACCCCAGCAGACCGCCGCATCCCACGCATCCGTATCGAGACACGTCAGGCGTCCACATTGGCAGGCCAGAGGATCATGGTGGCCATTGACGGCTGGCCCAAACACTCCAGATACCCAAAT GGTCATTTTGTGCGCAGTCTGGGCAGTGCAGGGGACAAGGAGACGGAGAcagaggtgctgctgctggagcatgACGTCCCTCACCAGGCCTTCTCTCAGGCTGTGCTCAGTTTCCTTCCCAAGATGCCCTGGACCATCACACCAGAG gacaTGGTGAAGAGAGAGGACCTGAGGCAGCTGACAGTGTGTAGTGTGGATCCTCCAGGATGTACTGACATAGACGACGCCTTGCACTGCAGAGAGCTGGACAATGGAAACTTTGAg GTGGGCGTCCACATCGCCGATGTCAGTCACTTCATCAGACCTGGCAACGCTCTCGACAAAGAAGCTGCCAACCGTGGCACCACTGTCTACTTGTGTGGCAGG AGAATAGACATGGTTCCTGAACTGCTCAGCTCCAATCTGTGCTCTCTGCGGTCCAATGTGGAGAG GATGGCTTTCTCGTGTATCTGGGAGATGAATCACAATGCTGAGATTCTAAAGACCCGGTTTACAAAAAGTGTCATTAACTCCAAG GCGTCTCTGACCTACGCTGAAGCTCAGATGAGAATTGACGACACCTCCATGAATGATGACATCACCAAGAGCCTGCGAGGCCTCAACAAACTGGCCAAGATCCTCAAGAGGCGGAGGATAGAGAACGG TGCACTGACATTGTCATCCTTGGAGGTGCGCTTCCACATAGACAGTGAAACCCACGACCCCATCGATCTCCAGACCAAAGAACTCAT GGAGACCAACTCCATGGTGGAGGAGTTCATGTTGCTGGCCAACATTTCAGTCGCGCAGAAGATCTACGATGAATTCTCAGAGTGCGCCCTGCTGAGGAAGCACCCGGCACCGCCTCCCTCGAACTACGACATCCTCATCAAGGCTGCCAAGTCCAAG GGCCTGGAGATCCACACGGATTCGGCCAAGGCATTGGCAGACTCCCTCGATGTGGCCAAGGTGGACGGTTTCTCTTACTTCAACACACTTCTGCGCATCCTGGCCACTCGCTGCATGATGCAGGCTGTGTATTTCTGCTCAGGCATGGACAGCGACTTCCACCACTATGGTCTTGCCTCGTCGATTTACACCCATTTCACGTCACCTATTAGGAG GTACTCGGACATCATAGTACACCGTCTGTTGGCAGTTGCCATAGGAGCAGACAGCACTTACCCAGACCTGATGGACAAACACAAGCAGTCTGCCCTGTGCAACAACCTCAACTACAGACACAAGATGGCTCAGTATGCGCAGAGGGCCTCTGTGGCCTTccacacacag TTGTTCTTCAAGAACCGAGGCATCCTGAATGAGGAGGGATTCATCCTCTTTGTCAGGAAGAACGCAATCATCGTCCTCATCCCCAAGTTCGGCCTCGAAGGAACTGTTTTCTTTGACGGCAAGGGCAAGACTGGCGTAAACCTCAGATTTGATGAAGAG GTCCCCAGTCTGACAGTAGAGCAGCACACCTTCCACATGTTTGACAAGGTGAACGTGACAATCAGCCTGGACGACTCCAATATTCAGCACCAGAAGATCCGAATGGCCCTGCTTGAACCCGTG ATTCCTGGTGTGAGTGTTCCAGCCCCAGAGGTTGAACCACAGCCGAAGAAACCTAAACTTGACCGCTGA